One stretch of Zingiber officinale cultivar Zhangliang chromosome 6B, Zo_v1.1, whole genome shotgun sequence DNA includes these proteins:
- the LOC121990615 gene encoding uncharacterized protein LOC121990615 — translation MISFRKMSFLLICVFSTALLASLLIPYSSVHLRNSTSLYRLWITSQLIVLIIWKISPAKSDADQPQQRTELDLPPGVEDPALELSWYSPPSNEPAAPEEAEREVAISTENPSMDDAWRAIVAGRGKPVLRKSETWERRGRGEAERAAAAALRRSDTAKGWRRREKLVESQEELLQRVEKFIEKHYDHLRLQKQESESRRFLERQLLRH, via the coding sequence ATGAGCTTCCTTCTTATTTGCGTCTTCTCTACAGCTCTACTGGCGAGCCTCCTCATCCCTTACTCCTCCGTCCACCTCCGCAACTCCACCTCTCTTTATCGCCTCTGGATCACCTCCCAGCTCATCGTCCTCATCATCTGGAAGATTTCCCCCGCCAAATCCGACGCCGACCAACCCCAACAGAGGACGGAGCTCGACCTGCCTCCCGGCGTAGAGGACCCGGCACTGGAGCTGAGCTGGTACTCCCCGCCATCCAACGAGCCGGCGGCGCCGGAGGAGGCCGAGAGGGAAGTGGCGATTTCGACCGAGAACCCCTCGATGGACGACGCGTGGCGGGCGATCGTCGCAGGGAGGGGCAAGCCGGTGCTGAGGAAGAGCGAAACTTGGGAGCGGCGCGGGAGGGGGGAGGCGGAGAGGGCGGCGGCCGCAGCCTTGAGGAGGTCGGACACGGCGAAGGGGTGGAGACGGCGAGAGAAGCTGGTGGAGAGCCAGGAGGAGCTGCTCCAGCGCGTGGAGAAGTTCATCGAGAAGCATTACGATCACCTCCGCCTTCAGAAGCAGGAGTCGGAGAGCCGCCGCTTCTTGGAGAGGCAGCTTCTTCGTCACTAG